From the genome of uncultured Pseudodesulfovibrio sp., one region includes:
- a CDS encoding potassium channel protein, whose protein sequence is MRARLGSFWSIVLGVIYLIFIFLLGIGFYMLYEHWDLASSFYMVVITLSTVGFMEVNQLSPEGRVFTAFLIMLGVGGFVYIAGAFAQVLMDGRLQILWGKHRMMKMISKLRNHFIVCGHGRIGSIVVQEIMKDGHDVVVIENDPALIDKMEQEGILCLEGDATSDAVLISAGLPYARSLISAVTSEAANVYVTLTARQLNPTINIVARAGDKSHISRLELAGANRVVLPHFIGGLRMAQSVLRPTVTNFIDLAVRGGIDLQMEELTVSPDSELVGKDLIESKIRPNFNLIIIAIKKESGEMVFNPGPREVIQANDTLLAVGKKTNLAELRRIL, encoded by the coding sequence ATGCGCGCCAGGCTTGGTTCCTTTTGGAGCATCGTCCTCGGCGTCATCTATCTCATCTTCATTTTCCTGCTCGGCATCGGCTTCTACATGCTCTACGAGCACTGGGACCTGGCCAGCTCCTTCTACATGGTGGTCATCACCCTCTCCACCGTGGGGTTCATGGAGGTCAACCAACTTTCACCGGAAGGGCGGGTGTTCACGGCCTTCCTGATCATGCTCGGGGTGGGCGGTTTCGTGTACATCGCGGGCGCGTTCGCCCAGGTGCTCATGGACGGGCGACTGCAAATCTTGTGGGGTAAGCATAGAATGATGAAAATGATCAGCAAGTTGAGGAACCACTTCATCGTTTGCGGCCATGGTCGTATCGGCAGCATCGTGGTTCAGGAGATCATGAAGGACGGCCATGACGTGGTGGTCATCGAGAACGATCCCGCCCTCATCGACAAGATGGAGCAGGAGGGCATCCTGTGTCTCGAAGGTGACGCCACCAGCGATGCCGTGCTGATCAGCGCCGGTCTTCCCTACGCAAGGTCCCTCATCTCGGCCGTGACCAGCGAGGCGGCCAACGTCTACGTCACCCTGACCGCGCGCCAGCTCAACCCGACCATCAACATAGTGGCCCGGGCCGGAGACAAGTCGCACATCTCCCGGCTGGAACTGGCCGGAGCGAACCGGGTGGTCCTGCCGCACTTCATAGGCGGCCTGCGCATGGCCCAGAGTGTACTCAGGCCCACGGTGACCAACTTTATCGACCTGGCCGTGCGCGGCGGTATCGACCTCCAGATGGAGGAACTGACCGTGTCGCCTGATTCCGAACTGGTGGGCAAGGACCTCATCGAGTCCAAGATCAGACCCAACTTCAACTTGATCATCATCGCCATCAAAAAGGAATCCGGGGAAATGGTCTTCAACCCCGGTCCGCGTGAAGTCATTCAGGCCAACGACACGCTGCTTGCCGTGGGCAAAAAGACCAATCTGGCTGAACTCAGACGAATTTTATAA
- the ligA gene encoding NAD-dependent DNA ligase LigA yields MVSESVAERAAFLRGKIEYHNHRYYVLDAPEITDQEFDELFRELAAIEAEHPELDDPNSPTKRVGGEPAEGFTPYEHALRLYSLDNAMDLDAWYAFHERVAKGVGTSSVAYWADPKMDGLALEVIYENGRYVRAATRGDGLVGEEVTGNMRTVMNLPMTLHGDDVPELLEVRGEVIMSNKDFAALNARQQEKGDKVFANPRNAAAGTIRQLDPKVAASRPLRFMAYGIGRVQWGGREADWSTQQELMEGLHKLGFAIPPDVKLCASAKEVADYFLELMAARDSLPFEIDGMVAKVNDREMQEALGYTSRAPRWAMALKFPAHQTKTRLNAIRIQVGRTGVLTPVAELEPVELAGVVVSNATLHNKGYIEERDLRVGDTVLIQRAGDVIPQVLSADLDQRPDNAEPFVFPMVCPVCDSPAVEDGERVVCTNPTCPAKTVQRLIHFVSKAGMDMEGVGKQWVRKLAEDGILNTPADLFTLKKTDLLKYEGMGDKSAENFLKAIEKAKGDAPLWRLIAGLGIRHIGEQAARTLAARFNNLGEIFEASIDDLTKLDGIGDKMAESVLDFRVDAANREMIDRFRELGVWPEGGTVIEEPSDEFPLAGKVFIFTGTLPVKRDEAQAMVEERGGTSVKSISKKVDYVVAGENAGSKIAKAEKLGLEVIDFDAFQALLQGKTAARQKSLLDF; encoded by the coding sequence ATGGTTTCTGAAAGCGTTGCCGAGCGCGCTGCATTTCTGCGCGGAAAAATCGAGTATCACAATCACCGCTATTATGTTCTGGACGCTCCCGAGATTACGGACCAGGAGTTCGACGAGCTGTTCCGCGAGCTGGCCGCCATCGAGGCCGAGCATCCCGAACTCGACGACCCCAACTCTCCGACAAAACGAGTGGGCGGCGAGCCTGCCGAGGGATTCACTCCTTATGAGCACGCCCTGCGCCTGTACTCCCTGGACAACGCCATGGACCTGGACGCCTGGTATGCCTTCCACGAGCGCGTGGCCAAGGGCGTAGGAACATCCTCCGTGGCGTACTGGGCCGATCCCAAGATGGATGGCCTCGCACTGGAAGTCATCTACGAGAACGGGCGGTACGTGCGCGCGGCCACGCGCGGCGACGGCCTGGTGGGCGAGGAGGTGACCGGCAACATGCGTACGGTCATGAACCTGCCCATGACGCTGCACGGCGACGACGTCCCCGAGCTCCTGGAAGTGCGGGGTGAAGTGATCATGTCCAACAAGGATTTCGCGGCTCTCAACGCCCGGCAGCAGGAGAAAGGCGACAAGGTGTTCGCCAACCCTCGCAACGCAGCGGCAGGGACCATTCGCCAGCTTGATCCCAAGGTGGCCGCCTCCCGGCCTTTGCGTTTTATGGCTTATGGCATCGGACGGGTGCAGTGGGGGGGGCGTGAAGCCGATTGGTCCACCCAGCAGGAGCTGATGGAAGGGTTGCACAAGCTTGGCTTCGCCATTCCGCCGGACGTCAAACTGTGCGCTTCGGCCAAGGAAGTCGCCGACTATTTTCTGGAGTTGATGGCTGCGCGTGACTCCCTTCCGTTCGAGATCGACGGCATGGTCGCCAAGGTCAACGATCGAGAGATGCAGGAGGCACTGGGCTACACGTCACGCGCTCCACGCTGGGCCATGGCCCTCAAGTTTCCGGCCCACCAGACCAAGACTCGGCTCAACGCCATCCGTATTCAAGTGGGGCGCACCGGCGTGCTCACCCCGGTGGCCGAGTTGGAGCCCGTTGAACTGGCGGGCGTGGTTGTCTCCAATGCCACGTTGCACAACAAGGGCTACATTGAGGAGCGCGACCTGCGCGTGGGCGATACGGTACTTATCCAGCGCGCGGGCGACGTCATCCCGCAGGTACTGTCCGCCGACCTCGATCAACGGCCCGACAACGCCGAGCCGTTTGTCTTCCCCATGGTCTGCCCGGTCTGTGACAGTCCAGCCGTGGAAGACGGTGAGCGGGTGGTCTGCACCAACCCCACCTGTCCGGCCAAGACCGTCCAGCGCCTTATTCATTTCGTATCCAAGGCGGGCATGGACATGGAAGGCGTGGGCAAGCAGTGGGTCCGCAAGCTGGCAGAGGACGGCATCCTGAATACACCGGCCGACCTCTTCACCTTGAAGAAGACCGATCTGCTCAAATATGAGGGCATGGGCGACAAGTCGGCGGAAAATTTTCTCAAGGCCATTGAAAAGGCCAAGGGCGATGCCCCGCTCTGGCGGCTCATTGCGGGACTCGGTATTCGCCACATCGGCGAGCAGGCCGCTCGGACCCTCGCCGCCCGGTTCAACAATCTTGGTGAAATCTTCGAGGCCTCCATTGATGATCTGACGAAACTGGATGGCATCGGGGACAAGATGGCTGAATCCGTGTTGGATTTCCGGGTGGATGCGGCCAACCGGGAGATGATCGACCGGTTTCGGGAGTTGGGCGTCTGGCCCGAGGGCGGAACCGTGATCGAAGAGCCTTCAGATGAGTTCCCGCTGGCGGGCAAGGTCTTCATCTTCACCGGCACACTGCCCGTGAAGCGGGACGAGGCCCAGGCCATGGTTGAAGAGCGCGGCGGTACCTCCGTGAAGTCCATTTCCAAGAAGGTGGACTACGTGGTGGCCGGTGAAAACGCGGGTTCCAAGATCGCCAAGGCCGAGAAGCTGGGGCTTGAAGTCATTGACTTCGACGCCTTTCAGGCATTACTCCAAGGTAAGACCGCAGCTAGGCAAAAGTCTCTTCTGGACTTTTAG
- the dapB gene encoding 4-hydroxy-tetrahydrodipicolinate reductase, whose translation MTVDIVILGAKGRMGKTLIDMTLADERLNLVGACERKGHADGLTYECAVSDCLEELLPNVPGAVVVDFTAPEASVAMAKTAAKYGNPAVIGTTGLNPDQQAELAESAKKTPIFWAPNMSVGVNVLLKFLPQLVQALGEDYDMEMVETHHKMKKDSPSGTALKLAQVLAEARGWDYDEVKQHCRDGIIGERPKKQIGVQTLRGGDVVGDHTMYFFGPGERIEITHRAHSRETFAAGALRAAKWLASQKPGKLYSMADIF comes from the coding sequence ATGACTGTCGATATCGTCATTCTGGGCGCCAAGGGCCGGATGGGCAAGACCCTTATCGATATGACTCTGGCCGACGAGCGGCTCAATCTGGTGGGCGCGTGCGAGCGCAAAGGTCATGCCGACGGCCTGACCTACGAGTGCGCCGTGTCCGACTGCCTTGAAGAACTGCTGCCCAACGTGCCGGGCGCGGTGGTCGTGGATTTCACCGCCCCCGAAGCCTCAGTGGCCATGGCCAAGACCGCTGCCAAATACGGCAATCCCGCAGTCATCGGCACCACCGGCCTGAATCCTGACCAGCAGGCCGAACTGGCGGAGTCGGCCAAGAAAACCCCGATCTTTTGGGCCCCCAACATGTCCGTGGGCGTCAACGTGCTGCTCAAGTTCCTGCCCCAACTCGTCCAGGCCCTGGGCGAGGACTACGACATGGAAATGGTCGAGACCCATCACAAGATGAAAAAGGATTCGCCGAGCGGCACCGCCCTCAAGCTGGCCCAGGTGCTGGCCGAAGCTCGTGGCTGGGACTACGACGAGGTCAAGCAGCACTGCCGCGACGGTATCATCGGCGAGCGCCCCAAGAAGCAGATCGGCGTGCAGACCCTGCGCGGCGGCGATGTGGTCGGCGACCACACCATGTACTTCTTCGGCCCCGGCGAGCGCATCGAGATCACCCACCGCGCCCATTCGCGTGAAACCTTTGCCGCCGGTGCCTTGCGCGCCGCCAAATGGCTGGCAAGCCAGAAACCCGGCAAGCTCTACTCCATGGCCGACATCTTTTAG
- the cls gene encoding cardiolipin synthase yields MSFMLGLASVLYTAMEITGIFTALVAIRETRTPQGAVAWAISLVTFPVVSLPLYWIFGRSKFHGYVDAMRTGREEFQRRIGDRHDIPPITPLSQRELPHLPRTVFETLAESPFLDGNQLELLVNGTATFKAIFSAIESAEKYVLIQFYIVHDDSLGKELGELLIRKAREGVRIRFLYDELGSYKTPAAYWEALRAAGVEAHPFHTTRGPGNRFQLNFRNHRKIVVIDGHTAFVGGHNVGNEYLGGKDNGYGGWRDTHARISGPAVLSIQVCFGKDWYWATSEVPDLDLSMPRRHGNAQVLALPTGPVDTLENCSLMFIQAIASAKKRFWIASPYFVPDSSVMKALQMAAMRGVDVRIMLPKKPDHLMVYLAGFACLKELGQPGIRVFRYADGFLHQKVFLADNSLAGVGTANLDNRSFRLNFEITMLVENEDFCQDIEKMFLDDFDHCVETGPNEYDDKNIFHQTIIRFARLLSPIL; encoded by the coding sequence ATGTCCTTTATGCTTGGCCTCGCGAGTGTGCTCTATACCGCCATGGAGATCACCGGTATCTTCACCGCGCTCGTCGCCATCCGCGAAACCCGTACACCGCAAGGTGCCGTGGCCTGGGCCATCTCCCTGGTCACCTTCCCGGTCGTCTCCCTGCCGCTGTACTGGATTTTCGGACGATCGAAATTTCACGGCTACGTGGACGCCATGCGTACCGGCCGGGAGGAATTCCAGCGGCGCATCGGTGACCGCCACGACATCCCGCCCATCACGCCGCTGTCCCAGCGAGAGCTCCCCCACCTGCCGCGCACGGTCTTCGAGACCCTGGCCGAATCGCCCTTTCTCGACGGAAACCAACTGGAGCTGCTGGTTAACGGCACCGCCACCTTCAAGGCGATCTTCTCCGCCATCGAGAGCGCGGAAAAATACGTACTCATCCAATTCTATATTGTACACGACGACTCCCTGGGCAAGGAACTCGGCGAACTGCTCATCCGAAAGGCCCGTGAAGGCGTGCGTATCCGCTTCCTGTATGACGAACTGGGCAGCTACAAGACCCCGGCCGCCTATTGGGAGGCTCTACGGGCCGCAGGAGTCGAGGCCCACCCCTTCCACACCACGCGCGGACCGGGCAACCGCTTCCAGCTGAATTTCCGCAACCACCGCAAGATCGTGGTCATAGACGGACATACCGCCTTTGTCGGCGGACACAACGTGGGCAACGAATATCTCGGCGGCAAGGACAACGGCTATGGCGGCTGGCGCGACACCCATGCCCGCATTTCCGGCCCGGCTGTGCTCTCCATCCAGGTCTGTTTCGGCAAGGACTGGTACTGGGCCACCAGCGAGGTACCCGACCTGGATCTGTCCATGCCGCGCAGACACGGCAACGCCCAAGTCCTGGCCCTGCCCACCGGCCCGGTGGATACCCTGGAAAACTGTTCGCTGATGTTCATCCAGGCCATCGCCTCGGCCAAGAAACGATTCTGGATTGCCAGCCCGTACTTCGTGCCTGACAGCTCGGTCATGAAAGCCCTGCAGATGGCCGCCATGCGAGGCGTGGACGTACGCATCATGCTGCCCAAAAAGCCCGACCACCTGATGGTATACCTGGCCGGTTTCGCCTGCCTCAAGGAATTGGGCCAGCCCGGTATACGCGTCTTCCGCTATGCGGACGGCTTCCTGCACCAAAAGGTCTTTTTGGCCGACAACTCCCTGGCCGGTGTCGGCACCGCCAACCTCGACAACAGGTCCTTCCGCCTCAATTTCGAAATCACCATGCTCGTTGAGAATGAGGACTTCTGCCAGGACATCGAAAAGATGTTCCTCGATGACTTCGACCACTGCGTGGAAACCGGCCCCAACGAATACGACGACAAAAACATCTTCCACCAGACCATCATCCGCTTTGCCCGGCTGCTGTCCCCGATTTTGTAA
- a CDS encoding MATE family efflux transporter has protein sequence MQDNPKQPPQRHPFLDRPNRTLIRMALPVLFSLVAEPLTGLADTAFVARIPGSEPVAALGVGTMAFSAIFWAFTFLGIATQTEVAHSVGRGEEGRAVKVVSLAALLAACIGLGLLAVSIWFLPPIASVFGAEGLVNDFACEYMFYRLLGAPAVLVMLACFGGLRGAQDMRTPLYVAVGINVVNVLLDWLLIFGHGSFPAMGVAGAAIASTISQWMGAFWCLIAVSRTLGLTIYMRGAGLARLMRVGGDLFLRTGAVLVFLTLCTRVANLFGPDQGAAFQAIRQFFIFSALFLDAFAITGQSLVGYFLGADDTGKARDVARLVCWWSLGTGAVLCVAMLLGTDLVAWLLVPPAAYAVFGPAWVVVSLSQPIGSLSFATDGIHWGTGDFAYLRNSMLAASAVGGACVLAVEFFKPAHVLVYIWLASALWTFIRAGFGLIRIWPGVGHAPLKG, from the coding sequence GTGCAGGACAATCCGAAACAACCGCCTCAGCGGCATCCCTTTCTGGACAGACCCAACCGGACATTGATCCGTATGGCCCTGCCCGTCCTTTTTTCCTTGGTAGCCGAGCCCCTGACCGGTCTGGCCGATACGGCCTTTGTGGCGCGTATTCCGGGCTCAGAGCCCGTGGCCGCCCTTGGTGTGGGTACCATGGCCTTTTCGGCCATTTTCTGGGCGTTCACTTTTCTGGGTATCGCCACCCAGACCGAGGTGGCGCATAGCGTTGGCCGGGGTGAGGAGGGGCGAGCGGTCAAGGTCGTTTCCCTGGCTGCCCTGTTGGCGGCCTGCATAGGACTTGGGCTTTTGGCCGTTTCCATCTGGTTTCTCCCGCCCATAGCCTCGGTTTTCGGTGCCGAGGGATTGGTCAACGACTTCGCCTGTGAGTACATGTTCTATCGGCTGCTGGGCGCGCCTGCCGTGCTAGTCATGCTGGCCTGCTTCGGTGGATTGCGCGGGGCACAGGACATGCGTACGCCGCTGTATGTGGCCGTGGGCATCAACGTGGTCAATGTGCTGCTGGATTGGCTGCTCATCTTCGGGCACGGGTCGTTTCCTGCCATGGGCGTTGCCGGTGCCGCCATAGCCAGTACAATCAGTCAGTGGATGGGAGCGTTCTGGTGCCTGATAGCGGTGTCCCGCACTCTCGGCCTGACGATTTACATGCGTGGCGCGGGCTTGGCCCGGCTCATGCGTGTGGGGGGCGACCTGTTTCTGCGCACCGGGGCGGTATTGGTCTTTCTGACCCTGTGCACGAGGGTGGCCAATCTTTTTGGCCCGGATCAGGGCGCAGCCTTCCAGGCTATCCGACAGTTCTTCATTTTTTCCGCCTTGTTCCTCGATGCCTTCGCCATTACCGGCCAGAGTCTGGTGGGCTATTTTCTGGGCGCGGACGATACGGGCAAGGCTCGGGACGTGGCCAGGCTGGTCTGTTGGTGGAGCCTGGGAACGGGGGCGGTCCTGTGTGTTGCCATGCTGCTGGGGACCGATCTGGTGGCTTGGCTGCTGGTGCCCCCTGCGGCCTATGCCGTGTTCGGCCCCGCCTGGGTCGTGGTTTCCCTGTCACAGCCCATAGGTTCATTGTCGTTCGCCACGGATGGCATTCATTGGGGTACCGGTGATTTCGCCTATCTGCGCAACAGCATGCTGGCGGCCTCGGCCGTGGGTGGGGCGTGTGTATTGGCCGTGGAGTTCTTCAAACCGGCTCATGTGCTGGTCTACATCTGGCTGGCCTCAGCTTTGTGGACCTTTATCCGGGCGGGATTCGGCCTGATACGCATCTGGCCCGGCGTGGGGCATGCTCCGCTCAAGGGATAG
- a CDS encoding Hpt domain-containing protein has product MADRRPFMKRMFTVFISQEPKRIQSIKDALSSGDVEKLRHLAHSLKGGAATIGVERVRECCLQLENACKAGDLDKALSLMNDLEDEMRSAYEFMFNYLAEH; this is encoded by the coding sequence ATGGCGGATCGTCGTCCGTTCATGAAGCGGATGTTCACCGTGTTCATATCCCAGGAGCCCAAGAGAATCCAAAGCATCAAGGACGCGCTCTCGTCTGGCGACGTGGAGAAATTGCGGCATCTGGCCCACTCCCTCAAGGGCGGGGCGGCGACCATTGGTGTGGAGCGTGTGCGCGAGTGTTGCCTGCAATTGGAGAACGCCTGCAAGGCGGGCGATCTGGACAAGGCACTCTCGCTCATGAACGACCTCGAAGATGAGATGCGCAGCGCCTACGAGTTCATGTTCAACTATCTGGCTGAACACTAA
- a CDS encoding CPBP family intramembrane glutamic endopeptidase, giving the protein MPIPFLWLEFLALFGLIPLLHTRGLLPFPKIPLLLIFATVCLIYLGRNGFLQKMEFSIFIRKNRHFFRAIAFRAIAVALFSLLAVLFSVPDQLFAFPRSRPILWLAVMILYPLLSAFPQEAIYRAFLFHRYATILRTERARTWASALAFSFLHIVFANWIAVLLTLPAGWIFARTYRKTGSLFLASLEHALYGCIIFTVGLGRYFYNPN; this is encoded by the coding sequence ATGCCCATCCCGTTTCTATGGCTCGAATTTTTGGCCCTGTTCGGCCTCATCCCGCTACTCCATACCCGGGGCTTGTTGCCGTTTCCCAAAATCCCCCTGCTTCTCATCTTCGCGACTGTCTGCCTCATCTATCTCGGCAGGAACGGATTCCTCCAAAAAATGGAATTTTCCATTTTTATTCGTAAAAACAGGCATTTTTTTCGAGCAATAGCCTTTCGAGCCATTGCAGTGGCCCTTTTTTCATTGCTCGCAGTACTTTTTTCCGTTCCGGACCAGCTTTTTGCCTTCCCACGATCCAGGCCGATTCTGTGGCTGGCCGTCATGATCCTTTACCCCTTGCTCTCCGCCTTCCCGCAAGAGGCTATCTATCGCGCCTTCCTGTTCCACCGCTACGCAACCATCCTCAGGACAGAACGCGCCCGCACCTGGGCCAGTGCCCTGGCTTTTTCCTTCCTACACATCGTTTTCGCCAACTGGATTGCCGTGCTTCTGACCCTCCCGGCAGGTTGGATCTTCGCCCGTACATACCGCAAAACCGGCTCCCTCTTTCTTGCCTCGCTGGAGCACGCCCTGTACGGCTGCATCATCTTTACCGTCGGGCTTGGCCGGTACTTCTACAACCCGAATTAA
- a CDS encoding transporter substrate-binding domain-containing protein translates to MFAKIHRWSLVAIALLVLLWTSSARVVLADDVVTFALFTRGWLPFEMVVKGQARGAAVDIFRVSMPEGVATRVLMLPASRSALRTPGDGVYTRLECQDWMGNAGLYLWSDPVMRLRTVLVSRRSGPIEYKDESSLYGLTIGCIKSYSYPDVAPLFNSGKAYRYDVNSDVVLLRMLKAGRVDVALFDEYTVHWVVHNSREMSDDDFYIAEQELGSSDLRFVFNRHPGWEARLPEVNARIKANREAGVYDRIMDRY, encoded by the coding sequence TTGTTCGCAAAGATCCATAGATGGTCCTTGGTGGCCATTGCGCTGCTTGTCCTGTTGTGGACGTCCTCGGCACGCGTGGTTCTGGCGGACGACGTGGTCACCTTTGCACTGTTCACCAGGGGGTGGTTGCCGTTCGAGATGGTTGTGAAAGGCCAGGCTCGAGGAGCTGCGGTGGATATATTTCGCGTATCCATGCCCGAGGGCGTGGCGACCAGGGTCCTGATGCTGCCTGCTTCGCGCAGCGCGCTCAGAACTCCTGGAGACGGGGTCTATACCAGACTTGAATGTCAGGACTGGATGGGCAACGCGGGGCTGTATCTCTGGAGCGATCCGGTAATGCGACTGCGCACCGTGCTGGTCAGCAGGCGCAGCGGTCCGATCGAGTATAAGGACGAATCCAGCCTGTATGGGCTGACCATCGGCTGCATCAAGTCCTACAGCTACCCTGATGTGGCGCCGTTGTTCAATTCCGGCAAGGCTTATCGGTACGATGTGAACAGCGATGTGGTCCTCTTGCGTATGCTCAAGGCGGGACGGGTGGATGTGGCCCTTTTCGATGAATACACGGTCCACTGGGTCGTCCACAACTCCAGGGAAATGAGCGATGATGATTTTTATATCGCCGAGCAGGAGTTGGGCAGTTCGGACTTGCGTTTCGTCTTCAACCGGCACCCGGGCTGGGAAGCTCGGCTGCCTGAGGTCAACGCGCGCATCAAGGCCAATCGAGAGGCCGGAGTCTACGACAGGATCATGGACCGCTATTGA
- a CDS encoding ACT domain-containing protein: MKVDQLSIFLENRAGRLAEVTRILSEAEVNIRALSLADTSDFGILRLIVSDFEKAKAKLKEAGFTVGRTSVVAVEVNDQPGGLNNILSMLQDAGINVEYMYAFVQQSGDSAILIFRFDRTAQGIELLQKNNINIIPGDKLYTM; this comes from the coding sequence ATGAAAGTCGATCAACTCTCCATATTTCTGGAAAACCGCGCCGGACGCCTGGCCGAAGTCACCCGCATCCTCTCCGAGGCCGAGGTGAACATCCGCGCCCTGTCCCTGGCCGACACCTCGGACTTCGGCATCCTTCGCCTGATCGTGTCCGACTTCGAAAAGGCCAAAGCCAAGCTGAAGGAAGCCGGCTTCACCGTGGGCCGCACCTCGGTGGTGGCCGTGGAAGTCAACGACCAGCCCGGCGGCCTGAACAACATCCTGAGCATGCTGCAGGACGCGGGGATCAACGTGGAATACATGTACGCCTTCGTCCAACAGTCCGGCGACTCCGCGATCCTGATCTTCCGTTTCGACCGCACCGCCCAGGGCATCGAACTGCTCCAGAAGAACAACATCAACATCATTCCCGGCGACAAGCTCTACACCATGTAG
- a CDS encoding phenylacetate--CoA ligase yields the protein MIYDVKNETLPREEMEALQLRRLKSLCERVYANVPFYKKKFDEKGVKPQDIKTLKDVSLLPFTVKQDLRDQYPFGLFAVPKDQIVRIHSSSGTTGTATVVGYTKRDIENWGELVARSLMAAGASAADTVHNAYGYGLFTGGLGAHYGAEALGATVVPMSGGSTRRQVTLLKDFAPDVICCTPSYALFLAETGLEMGIDIRELPLRIGIFGAEPWTDEMRADIEKKLGITAIDIYGLSEVMGPGVGIECAIAQDGLHIQEDHFLAETIDPVSGEPVGPGEEGELVFTTLTKEGIPLIRYRTRDLTTLNYTPCKCGRTTVRMKRVTGRSDDMLIIRGVNVFPSQIESILIDTEGLTPHYQLIVERQGNLDTLEVQVEVNESLFSDEIKSLQRVESKVMKNIKEFLGVTAKVKLVEPKSIERSLGKAKRIIDNRHKD from the coding sequence ATGATCTATGATGTGAAGAACGAGACCCTGCCCAGGGAGGAAATGGAAGCGCTCCAACTGCGCAGGCTCAAATCGCTGTGTGAACGGGTATACGCCAACGTACCGTTCTACAAAAAGAAATTTGATGAAAAAGGGGTCAAGCCGCAGGACATCAAGACTCTGAAGGATGTCTCTCTGCTGCCCTTTACCGTGAAGCAGGACCTCCGCGACCAGTATCCCTTCGGCCTGTTTGCCGTACCCAAGGACCAGATCGTCCGCATCCACTCCTCCTCCGGCACCACCGGCACGGCCACAGTGGTCGGCTACACCAAACGCGACATCGAGAACTGGGGCGAACTCGTGGCCCGGAGCCTGATGGCCGCCGGTGCCTCCGCCGCGGATACCGTCCACAACGCTTACGGCTACGGCCTGTTCACCGGCGGACTGGGCGCGCATTACGGGGCCGAAGCCCTGGGTGCCACCGTGGTGCCCATGTCCGGCGGTTCCACCCGCAGGCAGGTCACCCTGCTCAAGGATTTCGCACCGGACGTCATCTGCTGCACCCCGTCCTACGCCCTGTTCCTGGCTGAGACCGGCCTGGAGATGGGCATCGACATCCGTGAGCTGCCCCTGCGCATCGGCATCTTCGGAGCCGAGCCTTGGACCGACGAAATGCGTGCGGACATAGAGAAGAAACTCGGCATCACGGCCATCGACATCTACGGACTTTCCGAGGTTATGGGCCCGGGTGTGGGCATCGAATGTGCCATAGCTCAGGACGGCCTGCACATCCAGGAGGACCACTTCCTGGCCGAAACCATCGATCCGGTCAGCGGCGAACCGGTCGGACCGGGCGAAGAAGGTGAACTGGTCTTCACCACCCTGACCAAGGAAGGCATCCCGCTCATCCGCTACCGCACCCGCGACCTGACCACCCTGAACTACACGCCGTGCAAATGCGGCCGCACCACGGTCCGCATGAAGCGCGTCACCGGCCGCAGCGACGACATGCTGATCATCCGGGGCGTCAACGTCTTCCCGTCCCAAATCGAATCCATCCTCATCGACACCGAAGGACTGACCCCGCACTACCAGCTGATCGTCGAACGCCAGGGCAACCTCGACACCCTGGAAGTTCAGGTGGAAGTCAACGAGTCCTTGTTCTCCGACGAGATCAAGAGTTTACAGCGTGTGGAATCAAAGGTAATGAAGAACATTAAGGAATTCCTCGGCGTCACCGCCAAGGTCAAACTGGTCGAACCCAAGAGCATCGAGCGTTCCCTGGGCAAGGCCAAGCGCATCATCGACAATCGCCACAAGGACTAA
- a CDS encoding nitroreductase family protein, translated as MTFRELMERNRSRRKFDESRPVSADELVELVDLVRFMPSGRNIQPLKYIVTADPAQCAEIFPLLGWAGYLADWKGPAEGERPTGYIVMLLDKDVADTPHCDHGIACQSIMLGAVEKGYGGCIIATINRKKLAEIFDIPDRYEILMVLALGVPAQEVVLESLPSDGSIKYWTGEDGKHHVPKRGLDEILVGRFPKD; from the coding sequence ATGACATTCAGGGAATTGATGGAGCGCAACCGGTCGCGACGCAAGTTCGACGAGTCCCGACCCGTAAGCGCGGACGAGTTGGTCGAGTTGGTCGATCTGGTCCGGTTTATGCCTTCTGGCAGGAATATACAGCCGCTCAAATATATTGTCACCGCCGATCCGGCACAGTGCGCTGAAATCTTTCCGCTTCTTGGTTGGGCCGGTTATCTCGCGGACTGGAAAGGGCCGGCCGAGGGCGAGCGGCCCACCGGATACATTGTCATGCTTCTGGACAAGGACGTGGCCGACACGCCCCATTGCGACCACGGCATCGCCTGTCAGAGCATCATGCTCGGCGCGGTGGAAAAGGGGTACGGTGGGTGCATCATCGCCACCATCAATCGCAAGAAGCTGGCCGAGATTTTCGACATCCCGGACCGCTATGAGATCCTCATGGTTCTGGCTCTGGGCGTTCCGGCCCAGGAAGTGGTGCTGGAATCCCTTCCCTCGGACGGAAGTATAAAGTATTGGACCGGCGAGGATGGCAAGCATCATGTGCCCAAAAGAGGGCTCGACGAGATCCTGGTGGGGCGTTTCCCCAAGGATTGA